The Geotoga petraea genome includes the window ATTGTAAATTACGTTTCTATTATATAAGTGGATTTCTTCGACAACTTTTGAAAGAGTATCAATGGCTAATTCTATAGCTTTCCTTTGTACAATTCTCGTTGCCTGTAAAAAAATAAGGTCATTTTCTTTTAAATTAAATTTATCAATTATTTTAGAATTATAGGAATCTCTTTTCCACAAATCGTTAGAAAAATCAAAAACATTTGGAACAATTGTTGAGTTGATTCCCTTATAGTTTTGAAGTGAATCCCTGGCTATAGAGTTTATAACTACATGATTAATATCTTTAGGAGGAAAAAAGTTTTCCAAATAATAAGCAACATAATCTGTAGTTGGATTAGAATAAAAATCCCTTTCCCAATAAAAGTCATGATGATGCCCGATTAGTTTTATTTTTTTTATTTTCGCAAATTCATAGACAGCTTTAGCGGCAGACAGGTTGTGGCCTAAAGAAAAAATATTGTTTACAAAAATTACATCCATTTCTGGTAACTTTAGTAATTCTCTTAGTATGGTGCTATAATAAGCCTCGTTTTTTCGAATTAAATCTTCCACTCCCCAATCATCCAGAGATATGTAAGCATGATTCTTAATTTCAATATTTATTTTATTTCTATAAGATATTGAAGGAACTTTCAAAGCTTTCAAATTTCCTGTTTCTCCGCCGATTAAGAAAACTTCATGACCCATTTTTTCTAAAACTGCTTTCCACTTAAACATTTCTAAAGAAACACCGTCTGTTTCACCAACTCTGAAATGCATTAATCCTATTTTCATACAAAGCCACCCCCAAAAGGAAAATTTTCAATACAATTATATATAAAAAAATAAATTTTCTAAAATTTATTTTTTTAAGCATCAATGAATATTCAGTAAATAATTGTTTATAATTACCTATAAAAACTCATAAAATCATATAAAGCTGTTTGAGAAAATATATTTTTTATCTTATAATTTTGAAGAAAACTTTCAGTAATTTTATAATTTATGAAAAAAATAAACATATCTTAATTTAGGAGGGATATACATGAAGAAATTATTGGTTTTATTGACAGTTCTTTTGGTAGGATTATTAGTTATGTCTGAAACAATCACATTTTGGACAACACAGGTGGAGTCTGATCGTCAACAAAGAATCAAAGCATTAGCACAAATTTTTAACGCTCAAACTGGTCATACAATAGAAATAGTACCTATCGAAGAAAATGAGATATTGAGACAAATTCCAATAGCTCAAAAATCTAACACATTACCAGACGTTATAGAAGGTGGAATTTCACCAATGATTCTTTTAGGAAGTCAAGGATTTATGGATGTAGAAAGAAACACAAAAATAATAGAAGATTTTGGTGATGTCTATAATGGGGCAGCAAGGTTATTGTCAAACGGAGAAGGTAATCATTACGCAGTTCCATTTTCAGCGTGGGTTCAAGGAATTTGGTATAGAAAAGATTGGCTAGAGCCAAGACAATTAGGCGAACCAA containing:
- a CDS encoding glycosyltransferase family 4 protein — translated: MKIGLMHFRVGETDGVSLEMFKWKAVLEKMGHEVFLIGGETGNLKALKVPSISYRNKINIEIKNHAYISLDDWGVEDLIRKNEAYYSTILRELLKLPEMDVIFVNNIFSLGHNLSAAKAVYEFAKIKKIKLIGHHHDFYWERDFYSNPTTDYVAYYLENFFPPKDINHVVINSIARDSLQNYKGINSTIVPNVFDFSNDLWKRDSYNSKIIDKFNLKENDLIFLQATRIVQRKAIELAIDTLSKVVEEIHLYNRNVIYNGKKIDENSKIYLVLPGLNEEEAYTEKLVKYANKKNVDMILAEEMCEDERNESEGIFSLWDFYAISDFVTYPSVKEGFGNQFLEAVFAKKPILVFNYPVYDVDIEPLGFKTISLGNKTEKKEDFYMIPDDIITSASKEILEVLFNREKAYDYIETNFKLAKKHFSYNSLEEKLREILKSI